From Schistocerca cancellata isolate TAMUIC-IGC-003103 chromosome 6, iqSchCanc2.1, whole genome shotgun sequence, a single genomic window includes:
- the LOC126191428 gene encoding growth arrest and DNA damage-inducible protein GADD45 gamma, whose translation MTLEDVANKDSPMANRKKLCQTVRCMLRRAQAEKRLACGLLPAIKLLESDPGSVLFCVLPQTAQGDSAMHHIHTVLLQAFCYENDINIIEVDSAERVSSMVAPAGKKPRPNLDTRCVLVLQPQESPPQQRLSDAEEELVRWCDAQPQPAVIKLPAL comes from the exons ATGACCCTCGAGGACGTCGCCAACAAGGATTCGCCAATGGCTAACAG AAAGAAGCTGTGCCAGACGGTTCGCTGCATGCTGCGGCGCGCGCAGGCCGAGAAGCGCCTCGCCTGCGGCCTGCTGCCCGCCATCAAGCTGCTGGAGTCCGACCCGGGCAGCGTGCTGTTCTGCGTGCTGCCGCAGACGGCGCAGGGCGACTCGGCCATGCACCACATCCACACGGTGCTGCTGCAGGCCTTCTGCTACGAGAACGACATCAACATCATCGAGGTGGACAGCGCCGAGCGCGTCAGCTCCATGGTGGCGCCGGCGGGCAAGAAGCCGCGACCCAACCTGGACACGCGATGCGTGCTCGTGTTGCAGCCGCAGGAGTCGCCACCACAGCAACGCCTGAGCGACGCCGAGGAGGAGCTGGTTCGCTGGTGCGACGCGCAGCCGCAGCCCGCGGTCATCAAGCTGCCCGCGCTGTGA